Genomic window (Magnolia sinica isolate HGM2019 chromosome 6, MsV1, whole genome shotgun sequence):
CTGTCATTTTCAGAACTCATATGATCTTGCGGAAAAGAGCTTGAATCAAGGGCTTTTGCTCCACGAAGTCCATCTGGAGAATTACTGGcttcctcctctttctcttcctgGAACAATCATTACATAAAAGAGAACATAAGATTTTATTGAAGAATGCCTGTGCTAGGAAATCAATGAAGAAGATAGCAGTTCCAAGTCTAGCGAACATAAAACTTACGCTGGGTTTTTCTCCCACCAAACCAGGAATGCTATCAGAAAGAAGAGTGATATACTGCTCCATCGCCACCTCTGGATTCATGTTCCCCAATCTTTGCCAAGCATGCCTTGCACAACGTAACCAGTGCTCTCCATCACTCACACATAGCAGCTCTCTACCCTGTGTTAGTATGAATAGCAATCAAACTACACCCCGAAACTTGTTCGAGAACAGGTCCTTAATCCTCAGCGTTCTGTATAGTCACTAAACGCCTCCAAAATGTAGCTGTCTCAATTTTGTTAATGTTTCTGGTGAAACAAATCTGAGTGGTATGAGGATCCTCCAAATCCCCTAGGGTACCGTGTTGGATTACAAGGTTTTAAAACTCAGTTTCAGAGTGCTAACACAAAGGAACAGAAGTACATGACCAAAACGACTCCTTCCAACTAAGTTGATAGCTACATCAGGGGTGACTTGGAGCATTCAGTacgtccttttttttcttttttgaaagagggGGCATTCAGTTAGTCACCAGTGAAACCAAGTCAATCAGGTCAAGACAACTCGGTTTTGGCAAGTTCTAGTTACACCATCAGATATCGACTGGAACAACACAGAAATGGTACCCATTTCAGATACAGCCTAGTCAAACCCAAATATTATTCTATTGATATAAttataaacatatataaagatTATTAAGATTGAATTAATTCAATATATAGTTGTATCCATGTGCCCTGAGATAAGGGGTCAACCAAGTCCACCAGCGATACCCAGGTAGCTAAGTTTAAGAAGATGAACCTTGAATAATTTTTAGGGTATAAAATTTCCCATACAATCATCCAGATAGGTTCAAATTTGGAAGATAATTTGATGCCTGCATGACCTTAAGGAAGAGGAAAACATGCTAAATGGCAATAGACAAGACTAATAGAAGACACCATAGGAAGGACAAAATCTCCATCTGAATAATAATAGGCCGTGCACTCATGCTCATCAGAAAACATAGAATTATCTGAACCCACATGTTTCCATATCTATGGGACCATCTTCCGGTGATCCCAACCATTTATCTGATAGGCCTTACAGTGGAATGGGGATGCGTCGAAAATCTTCCAGAATAGAAGATCTTAGCCCTTTGATCAAAAGCTTACAAATAAATGATTAAGGTGAAAATACAGCAACAGTCGACATCCAAGTATTCAACAGAAAATAGTCCATCAATCAAAGAGTTAGGATCTTCTGGTATGGGATATTTCCAGGGAATGTCTCGTCCACAGTGGGTCCTATCAGAACAACAGTTAGGATCACCAAACTATGGTCCCATGTGTATGGAATGCTTTGAATCAGCAACTGTACCTTGGATGATGAGTGATGGGCAGGACCCTGTTATCCCTCCTCCATGATAACATCTCAAAGGTTTTTGTGTCTAAAAAGACTAGTAATTTGTTCTCAGGGTGTAAATTTTATTGCTTTTAAGATTTCTGATTTATGTATATCTTGATTTGAATTTTTTTGTTTCTTAGTTCCAGTTCCTTTCATCACATTGAAGATTAATTTTTTTGCCTTTTCCAACAGCATTGGCCCATTTAGCATcttgcatttctttcttttcttttcttttctttttttctttttccgacTTCTCCTTATTCTTCTTCTACCTACTCCCAACACATGGAATTAAAAATACAAACAGATTCCAACATTCCAAAACAATCATACAATTCCATCAAATCATATCAAAGCAATAAACTACAAAATAGGAAGATGCAGCACTTCAAACTCCAAATATATAAACTAATCAGTTAATTAATTAATATACTTCAAActccaaataaataaattaatcagttaattaattaattaaaagagAACTAGAGTTTGGTACCACTTAGAGCGTGCCGCAGACTTCAAAACTGATGGCTGTGGCTCGTAGCACGGCCCTTCGGTTGCAACCTTGTGGAGCCCATACAACTGCATCTGCACGTCACTGCCAACCTTCTCCAACACATCCGCTCTCCCTGAACTGACGGACCTCACCACCTCATCGAACCGATTCTCCAGCTCACTCCTCTCAATCCCTTCCCACTCCTCCTCATCATACACCACACTCCCCTCCTCCCTCCCCACAACACTCTCTTTCGCCAAATCTCCACTGTCAGATCGAACAAAAATCGAACCATCGAGTCGATCCTCAACCATCCCCTTATCTTCCCCAACCAATTCCTCCACCACCGCCTTTTCTTCCAATACagcttcactttcttcttctatttccacATCTGCCGCTCCTTTTCCCCGATCTCCATCAACTTCGCGAGCCATCGCCTGATCTCCTCCGTCGGAATTCCGTTCCGTTTCGTTTCCTTGCATCGGAACGGCTTCTTCTTTGCATTTCGATGCTTCAGCCGATCTTTCCCCGTTCTTCTCCGATGAGATGGATGGTGGAGCGAGATCGACTGCTGAGATGAGGTTTGGTGGAGAATCCTGGCGTTGTAAATGGGGATGGGAAGCGGAAGCGACGAGCTTGGAGATAACCAAAGCAAAGATGATGGAAAGAGCAGCTGTTAGAAGGAGTTCCTGGAAAATCTCCATCTCTTTCTATTTCGTCTACCGTCTACCGTCTACGGTAATGAagcagagaaagaaagaaacagacggcttttcttctttctctttttctttttgcaggGTGAAGTTCGTTTTGCCTCCGTCGCGACCCATGATGAACCAGCGTGTGTCGCCACCCACTGGGGCCACATGCTGATATCTAAGATGATTTCAACCGTCCATATTCTAGATACTACTGTAAATAAGCTAATTTTTCAATCATCAAGGTTCTTTGATGATCCTATCCTTTGATTCTTAGAGTTGGTTGCCACCCGCTCAGGCTAACATGCTGAAATCGAATGATGATTATTTCAACCGTCCATATTCTAGTTAGTACGATAAATGAGCTGTTGTTAAATCACCATGGTTAGTTGATGAGTTGGATGAGATCcttatgaaatttttatttttattgttataaATTCATCTATAGATATTCTTCCTCAAATTCAACCGTTTATCCTAATTTTCTTACAGTGGCCATTGTTACATACTTTCTACGAAATGAAAGGTTCCGATCATTGGACCATCTCAGCATGCATACCCTGCTGAGTGGCAACATACGGTGCTGCTCAGTCGCGACGGAAGCGAAACAAAGTCGAGGTACGAGaaagactttgatactctggcagagtaacCGATTAcactcaggcacttagaaattatgtAAAAATTCCATACCTCGcaaattaaacggtccaaattatAGTTTCCAGGCCGGATGTACCATGAAAAAGTAATTAAGGATCTTTGATAACCTGGATATTGgatcggtggacatttatttggacggttgaaatgaaaatattcaatgattctatttcaacaaacaagtatccTTAAATTAAAGGTCAGGATTATTCATGAAatctgatttggggatttagaGAACTTGGGTCCGAGAGATTAGCTCGTTTAGTTGAGCTAACACGTGCCACTTTGCATAATTTTCATGTGCCTGCATATCAAATACCGTACACCAACAGAGTATCAAACCATCCGAAAGAGTATATGCTTTTGCATCTACTGTCATGAGTGTCAAGCTTAGTAAAAGCCAACCAATTGCAATTTTGGCAGAGGCGTCGACCACGCGACAGGAATACCCTGCGACACCTGTCTTACTCGGCAGGCAAAACGCCTGCctcttctgtgggcccaccgtaatgtgcgTGTTCCGTCCATCAGATCCACCCATCAATTCTAAGCCATGAACGGCTAAAATTTATCCGGATCCCTCAGGTGAACCCACGTGAGAAGGGAACAATGCAGAGGGGATGTATGTACatttaatccatgccgcccatgtGTTTTGAAAGTTTCTTTTATTTCGtcgtccaaaaaaaataaaaaatgaagtagatctaaatcttaggtggacactCCACCGAAAACGTTAGTAATTgattgaaatccaacctgttgataaggtcacaaatacctggatgaatggactacacaaatatcagattcatccaaaacttttgtggcccacgataagttttaatggtcaattaccactgttttctaaggtgtggcccacctcagatttggatccgcttcatttttggtatgatatcctaaaatgatctgtaaaaatgaatggacggcattgatTTAAGGCATGTGAATCAAGGTGGGCGATCCACCGACCTCAGGATTCACCCAAGCCGTGTCCGGGTTCAGAGATGATTTTACTTTATtttagttgtgtggcccaccggatcTATCTACGGAGATTTATTCGGAGATTTGTTTTCGcacgtacaacaaacatgaaaaGAAACACTCAAGGAATGGAGTGGATGCGACTCACCCGACATGCGGAGTGTACTATGTGTTGCATGGAGTTTTCTCAATCTCCTTCGATTGCTGTTACCGCTTTCTTCGTGCCTCTTTCTATTCATGAAAGAGAAAATACTGTTTCTCACCGAATTCATTTTCCATTTTCATTAATTGCCTGGCGTGAGTGTCTTCCCTTGATGGAAGGAAAATGTGACTATTGAGATATGATATCTAATGTGTCACTCTCAATCTTCTTCAATTGCTAAACATGTGTAATCCAACATCCATCTCTAATTATACACCACACATGCATCATCTTCGCTGGTGCGCTACTTGCGTAATGTGTTTCACATGTATCACCGTCCATCTCATCTAACATCCTACATGTGCTAGTATGCCACATGGACCACCATCATCTTATCGTGTGCCCTTCCACATGTGTGAAGCGTCCTACATGCgtcaccatccattttttctagcACCACGTGTGTGGTAGTGTGTGGCATGGACCATCACTTATCTTATGATGTGCCCCCACATGTGCAAAGCACTTCATATGTGCCACCCTCTACCTCTGCATGCACAAGTGTTGCCCTTTAGCTTCAAGTGCCCATCTCATTTATGCCAATGGTGCCAATGTTCATGGTTGCTGCTTCTAATTTCAAGTAGAGGCATGTCTAATGtgtcaatgcatgctagagctgtGCATGAACTGGATTAACACGGTTAGCTCGatggacttgactcgaaaaagctcaaatcaactcggtttgaaactgagttcgagctaagttcaagcttgcttgagctcgactcgacatggatcaaacccaactcaaatcgaactcaaatcaaaccagttcggtgactcgattattttgatattgatattgcttagcaagtgttcgataaaatgactcaacgaagtgtcagctaGTGGCGATAAAGGtatagatatgaaacaaatacccttgtatcttgattttttatgttgcctatttagtgtttgatgaaatacttataaattgatgttgttgctttacattccatgaTAGATAAAGGGTGCAccccatgtgtttgagaaaatgccgtaAAGGCttaatcttggctcgaactcagctcgaactggcccaagctgtccgccgaaccaagccaagctggccagttaggctcgagatCAAAGTTCATGCTGGAGTCAGCAAGTAgccaagccaagtcgagttgtgtcaagctcaactcgtgtacacctctaatgcaTGCCACGTGCTACCATATAGCTTCAAATACATTACGTGTACCTAGCGTGCCTTATATCAACTTCATGTGCACATGTATCCTGCATAAGCCACACATGCCTCCATCCATATTTAAGTATCATATGTGTAATGACCCAAGATTTGGTGCATAAGTGTACACGTGCATATTTGTACACCTGCATTCATCGAAGCATACACGCATAGGTCCATGcatacatccatacatccatgcatatatacatccatcattctatGAAACTCGTGACCGTGGATA
Coding sequences:
- the LOC131249163 gene encoding acyl-CoA-binding domain-containing protein 3-like, yielding MEIFQELLLTAALSIIFALVISKLVASASHPHLQRQDSPPNLISAVDLAPPSISSEKNGERSAEASKCKEEAVPMQGNETERNSDGGDQAMAREVDGDRGKGAADVEIEEESEAVLEEKAVVEELVGEDKGMVEDRLDGSIFVRSDSGDLAKESVVGREEGSVVYDEEEWEGIERSELENRFDEVVRSVSSGRADVLEKVGSDVQMQLYGLHKVATEGPCYEPQPSVLKSAARSKWHAWQRLGNMNPEVAMEQYITLLSDSIPGLVGEKPSEEKEEEASNSPDGLRGAKALDSSSFPQDHMSSENDREPEESHSDAKQGDPVGDPKFLEQAHSISELA